The segment tcaatattataacttgagtttatttaataaaaaattatcagtttatacatatttattctttatatttatatgtttcaacaggggaggggggttaaaaatgaaactttataaatgaatatgttttaatttacatgttatccctttaaatatgtaataactattttattcataataaacttttcgcgtataattgctgttttgtgtgatatctatatatttctttaaaaaatatgttttttaagaatatttgtttATGTCACAGGATGAATAATTTTAGTTAATTAGTATTCATATTTGCGTTCacttttttcaacatttcatgtgttcatttcccattgttcatttgtttatattcacatcgcttcattcattcatacaatcATTCATAGTATGATGGTAGTACGAGAGGTCACGTGGTTACGTTTGGCGGGTGGATCAGTGAATGAATGGGTGTGTTAGACTGGTTTTTCCGGTTTTAGTGAGTGAGTGCGCATGTCCGTTTGCATTATCGAATTTTTAGCACGAACTTTGATTTAATACTAGTATCACGACGCCACCCAAGACAGACGGTTGAATTATTAAGCTTCATAGCTTGTCAACCCGACTATTATCTTAGTTCATATTGCTGTTATACTTGGTgagttattttaatcaaatatgtgtaatttaaatatcatttaactAAAGATAAATTTGATGAGTGAATGTAGAGAATGAGAATGTTTTagtaatattataattgtatatgATTATAGATCACCCAGCTGTACTTGAGGAAACCATTTATTCgatatacaaatacaacaataaatattcaGCGTCATTTCCACAATAGGCTTTGGAGTTCTTAATTGTTCCCAAATGTGGCCCAGAATATTATATATCAGCTACCCCTTGACATATACATAATAacacgttaaaatattcaatgcaGTTAAactccattttttaaattcgctGGAGAAgtgtaaaaatgtaaatattttaaaaattacaatacatcatattgtttaattttggttttacgttcacccagtaaattgaaactttgatattgttcattgtagattttcatttttcattacaaaatgatgatatgcatttcatgaacaatgctgtagtaactatatcttgaaagccttttttaaaaattctatttgtTACGTAGTTACTAGGgtaactaaatatcatcaaatcgctGATTTTTTTAGGCATAaacaattctgcttcatggaatctgtagcaagttagcaacctcatttttgtacaggatgacaataaaataattttgctttaatagtttctaaattgctttgattacaaaaatttatcataaatactaacagtaattgttttcgtcaataaataggtaaattgcattttttgattAGAAATATGGAGAAGTAGATCATACAGCAGCGTTGGAGTAGATGGTTGACCCTCCTATCACAGCCACCTACATTATTAATTCAATCTAAACGTGTTTTATTGAAcggaatgttcaaattattgaatggaTTGGATAAGAGTCATAGCCTATGTAAACCCTTTCAAacatacaaagtcaagaagaaATTATCTATAGTCATAAGAATATAGTATTACAAGTTTACAGAATATTATTGATATGTGCATATAATACAGTGGatacttgaatattaaataattatctgaatatttatcatatatgattgtatgacatattgttggtagacatgttgactcacacctacattaacaaacctatcacgttcatttatacctgcagggatacaaacataagaatgacattttcatgatccagcccatttgaaacgaacagtaaataaaaggggattatatattaagtaaatatacatgtataatacttaaataggtttaaacCGTGTAACCtaagagaatcaaaaacgctttggagctctaatataaatatatacataggaaacaattttacaattttatctgtatgaaaaatcagaactaccataaagtatatatttcatataaaaaggtacactaatgtcaataagttgtttaaaaaggtcgtctctttgttgagtatatcttggatatccaggggaaaaaaatcacatttccttcagatGCCAACCTACACTATAAACATCGACTCCCATCAGTTTAAAAACCCTTAAAGTaagctttactagctttattccgtaattgacgtaaaataatatttcctatgGCCTTAACTGAAATATTTGTAAGCTttaggtatattttgtttttttaagttttgacttaaagaaagataaagttgatggaattttttttcctgcATGAGGATTgttccataatttacatgtagacggagcaaagctattgtaataagcatatagtggtagatagtaaaaaagCCCATTCGACCTAAGATTATATGTATGTTCAgttagaaaatatgattgaattcaatctaacATTTCGTGTggtgctaaaccatttataattttggagaatataattagtttatgtttatcccttcgagattgtaaggtttccaaattaagctcacaatataaaataattttagaagaattaactctgatccctgtcactgtcctggttgcttcaatttgtacatgttcaAACAATTCGGAttttccttgatacagctgctccaaacaacatcaccatattccaatctaggtctgataaaagccgaattttaacaagtgtttacctatcaattgtatgcttgagtaatcttaatatattcaacTTTTTGCATGCCTTTTCGTGtataccattaatataatttGATCAATCATCCTCCGAttgtatatttagatgcaaacctacttttttaaaacattgataacatttttgctgtatcctatatgtttttaattttgaggaaatatattacgtcagttgcctgtgtttctaatttactggtaattaatggaattgaaaactcaaaatgatagttctaaataaattgcattttttaaaaagaactatgactctgcatatgcagaaaattggatggtgcttcaataaagttaatccgacaagtttatgaaaaattattgttaagtatatatgtataatacagtatacataaaaaaagataaaaatgtgacaaccattcattttaattattttttgtcaggGATGctgacttcttcaaattaagcataggtATCTGACATTGTATCcttttgtcttgatataaatatatataccctttacccaataaaacagtatagaggttatattttcaaatattggaAAATACAATGCCAGGTGCTTTTCGAATAGAGCtctgtagcaacctctaatgatacaacgtccactaatgatataatgttgcattagtggtcaggatgttgaccactaatgatataattttatcattaacgaacaacctaaccgtccgctaatgatataattttagatttatatcattagcggtcaaaaaccgtaacctctaatgatatggggaaaaaatgagaaataaggactaccttgaccactaatgatacacatttgcacacatttttaattgcattagtggatggatttgcaacctttaatgatataatatgatataatttaatataaaagtatatatatatatttgatttgattttcatacgATACTGCATAAGAATaggttaattttttaatttttttttggtgggggggggggggggggggcgttatttgatcatatacatgtattttgtcctTTGAAATACACCATTCTGACATTACCCTGATATTTTGCCTTTTTACTTGAACTGAAATAGTCGCATACAGACAAAATACATACCATTTATGACTTCGTCTGTTTACTTGAAGATCCaaattgattatcattaatcaaaaaggagttgtgctaaatatttttagttgaagaaagtttgaagaaaagcaattttacgatattaaaacattattgataAACTTTTAGCGGGATTTTATTAACATGAAAAAGGTCCAATTCATAAGACTTATTCTGCCTGGTGCAGGCAGATAGCTAACCTTGCACAACGCAAACAAAAGTCACACgggtttcatattttattttgtgtggaaACGTTGCCGTCATGaataatattggtaaaaaactacgacaaatagaaataacaaattactaaataggaaaatatagaatttaactttatacctttaactgtaaattactttaaagaccATAATGGTGTGCCATacttttaagaatgttttatctgtaaaataaatttccatctgtaactatacttcaaaaatacaatttaatactaACAAAGAGCCAGGTACGTTAGTACTGAAAATTGGCCCTTTCTTCAAATATCATAAGAACTGGCAAAAATAATGTCTATGAAAAGCTagttctaaaaatatttaaattaatatatagctATCACTACTTTTGAAAATACGGCACTCTAAAGTGACGATATCTATGTACATACCCTGTCATCGTTTTTGCAATGGATTCATTAACATGGCACATTTTTCTGcattgattttacaaaaaattcagTACCACATGTAATAATAGTACATATATGTGTTTGTAAAGAGGTTTATTCACAATTAAAGATAATAAGAACAAACACATAATCCATCTCTGCATTagatttgacctttttgcactagAAATTCAACAACAGATCTATATGCAAGCACATTTACCCTAATATGGCCATTAATAACAAGTTATGAAGGATTGCTTGATAAATTCCAGGTGAAAGTCAATGATATAAATGACATATTGTGAAGCCCTCAAaataaactgtatttaaaaaaagaaataatataaaactacATCATGAATGGCATTATAACTTATACATGCCctacatgtacacgtatttaCGATGCAAGctttttaatctttaatctGACAAAATTAATTAAGTTAACTTAAAGTTAAATGTTTGAATCTATTTAGAGTAGCAGTAATgtattctatacatgtacatcaattcAACACAATTATGATttataaatgtttcaaaaagtgAATAACAGGTGAGAgcataatacacatgtataatcattcatataattatgtaaaaatgaattttaggaCATATACTTGCATCTTAAACAAGGTGGCATCAAGTTTCAGGGTTTTAAAAAAGCACCAAGTGAACAAATCTggacatgaataaacaaataataaacacacttgaattgcaaaaatatcCCAGTATACAACTAGAAACATTCAATGTCATTCCTCCATGGCTTCAGAATCACTGTCGCTTTCATCAACAACCTCAGCAACCTCAGGAATAATGGCTGCATCACATACAGAGTCCAACCAGTTCTTGCTTAGTTCAAGATTTACGCGGGAGTGTCTGGCAAAAGACAAATACCATATAACACTGGCAATGTGTGCACACGTTCCAACCACTCTTGCGCCTGATTTGCAACAGCAATACCACGAAGTCACTACTCCCTCTTCAAATCTAATCCAGCATAGGTAGGATTTGCTTGATGTATGCCTGCTTTGGATCTTAACAGCAAGGAGACCTGGTTGGTGATGATCGACCCAAAGTTCATACCCTTCTTGGCTCATGTGTTCCTGGGTGTAATGTTTCGCCAACTTAACTTGGTAAACTCCAAGAGTTAGTTCCCGGATTTCCTCTTCTGTATATTGGGGAAAGTCGGGGATATCAATGTTCTCGTCATCGATCTTTCTCCAGACATATCGTTTCTTTTGCAAATTATTTGATTCTACCTCAGTCTGCAGCAGATTAGTCTGTGTAGAGAGGTGACGCATCTTTGCAGCTGTCTGCAAGTCATTCTCTTCATCTCCACTGCTAAGAGGTGGCCTACAATAAAATTCCAATTCAGTAAGATTTTTTGTAGTACCTAGAGATTATATGTTCAGGATATTGTTGGTTTTGTAACTATATAGATAGATTACAAATATGCTTAATGAGCACCTGTATTTGTTGCAGAGAGCACTAATGATTCGTACATATTCACCAACATATGGAATTTGAGAATTCGGGAGCTGTCTTGCCAAGTAGCGCCATGTCTTAATTCTGGCATTTACGGATTCCACTACCCATCTTATCTGTAATCATCATGGTTAAGAAAAACTTTATCATTCCATATATTTACCAAtacattacaatgtacataagatatatatgcatgtatataatgtataattttcAATGACCAAACACAATTAATATGCGCATGTATATGAATGTACCTTTGTAATCAACCGAGAACTATTGGCATCTTCAGTTTTGTGTTGCTTATGTCCTTTTTGTAAAAAGGATGGCATCTCCATCTGAATACCGAGATCAGCTAATACACCTGCTGAGTCTCTGAAGCCCCTGTCCACTATCAAAATGTCATCCTCTTGAAGCCACGTTTTGATTTCTTCAGTGTCTGTACCAATGATATGGTTGAGGATTTTGGCATCAGAATTTTTGCCGTCAGCTAAATATGGTCCTATGGCAGAAACAATGTACCCCGTGGTGGTGACAATCATCATTGGTTTCAACAGATGtctgtttaataaatatttcaagtCATGAGTAATATCTACTTCTAAATATTTGTGATAATGACTTAATTAGGATTATATTGTATTACATGATTCAAAAGATCAAATATTCTTTTCATCATATAtgactggtacatgtaatatttgtttAACAGTAAATGTGTAGcacgttatacatgtataaacatttttgtgCTGAGATTACACAAATGTTTTCTCCCTGATCTAActtaatatatgttaaaaacaaaattgatacaatacTAGTCAATACTTATTCTATCTTAAGTTTTTTACCTTTGTTTGTGCATACTGTATGACCGcctttgaaaagaaaactgtGAACTTTTTTGAACATATATGTATGTTCCATCAAGGACCAATATGGCTTGGTTGAAGGTGGGAGAAAAAGTTCCTTGGCAAGAGGTCTTGTGTGCTCACTTATCACAGCATCTCTGGTGATGTGTTTGAAACCCAAGTGGTTTGGGACAAACTTGTTGGACAGAACTTGTCTTATAGAAGATACAGCTCGCCTTATCTGAGTGaagaaaaatgaatattgaGGTATATATTTCCTGATTTCCACCTAGTAAAAATACATGATATACTCCCAACAAACTTGCATACCAGTATAACCTGACATATGAATCACTTCTGATTCTcttcattcaaatatatttatcaattgcCTGTTTGATTGTACCGGGTAATAAGCTTTTCACCAACCTGAGGTTTTGACATGTTGAACAAAACTCCTAGCATGTTATTGTCCATTGCTGTCTTCATTTTGGTCAGAAAAATTGCTAAGCAAGTTCTCACAGTTCTTGTCTTTGATGGTCTTACGTCTGCCGATTGAACATGCAATAGCAAGTCATCAAAGTCGCACTTCCTAAGCCCAGTCAAAGTGAGATAGTCCCTGTCTGACAATGATGAAGGGTCATCAAAATC is part of the Magallana gigas chromosome 3, xbMagGiga1.1, whole genome shotgun sequence genome and harbors:
- the LOC117692740 gene encoding uncharacterized protein, whose product is MHKQRHLLKPMMIVTTTGYIVSAIGPYLADGKNSDAKILNHIIGTDTEEIKTWLQEDDILIVDRGFRDSAGVLADLGIQMEMPSFLQKGHKQHKTEDANSSRLITKIRWVVESVNARIKTWRYLARQLPNSQIPYVGEYVRIISALCNKYRPPLSSGDEENDLQTAAKMRHLSTQTNLLQTEVESNNLQKKRYVWRKIDDENIDIPDFPQYTEEEIRELTLGVYQVKLAKHYTQEHMSQEGYELWVDHHQPGLLAVKIQSRHTSSKSYLCWIRFEEGVVTSWYCCCKSGARVVGTCAHIASVIWYLSFARHSRVNLELSKNWLDSVCDAAIIPEVAEVVDESDSDSEAMEE